The following proteins are co-located in the Diaphorobacter sp. HDW4B genome:
- a CDS encoding transposase, with the protein MARLPRLTLPGYPHHVIQRGNNRQPIFFDAADREMMWGLLCEYAREQQVAVHAYVLMDNHFHLLATPQTERGITLMMQAVGRRYVRYFNQRHGRSGTLWEGRYRNTLVQAERYLLPCMVYLDLNPVRDGLCNDPADFRWSSHGHYIGLRSDRLITPHPLYWALGNTPFARDEAYAVMVREGIGRAEQMAITDSALNGWALGDADFLASLQQSTARRVVKARVGRPSNAKTEE; encoded by the coding sequence ATGGCCCGACTTCCTCGCCTCACGCTCCCCGGTTACCCGCATCATGTGATCCAGCGCGGGAACAATCGTCAGCCGATCTTCTTTGATGCGGCGGACCGGGAAATGATGTGGGGGCTGCTGTGCGAATACGCGCGCGAGCAGCAAGTGGCGGTTCACGCCTATGTGCTGATGGACAATCACTTCCACCTGCTCGCCACGCCGCAGACCGAGCGCGGCATCACGTTGATGATGCAGGCCGTCGGGCGGCGCTATGTGCGGTATTTCAACCAGCGGCATGGGCGCTCGGGCACGCTGTGGGAAGGGCGTTATCGCAACACGCTGGTGCAGGCTGAGCGGTATCTGCTCCCGTGCATGGTGTATCTCGATTTGAACCCGGTGCGCGATGGGCTGTGCAACGATCCGGCGGACTTTCGCTGGTCCAGCCACGGGCATTACATCGGCCTGCGCTCGGATCGGCTGATCACGCCGCATCCGCTTTACTGGGCATTGGGCAACACGCCTTTTGCGCGGGACGAGGCCTATGCGGTGATGGTGCGAGAGGGCATCGGACGTGCCGAGCAGATGGCGATCACCGACAGCGCGCTCAATGGTTGGGCGTTGGGCGATGCAGATTTTCTGGCGTCTTTGCAACAGTCGACCGCGCGCCGGGTGGTCAAGGCGCGCGTAGGACGGCCTTCGAACGCCAAAACGGAAGAGTGA